A genome region from Fervidobacterium changbaicum includes the following:
- the flgK gene encoding flagellar hook-associated protein FlgK, with amino-acid sequence MPDISLFGTLNTGLLGIYASKLAMNVVAHNIANANTPGFSRQRPELLTMPPIPASSLTQPSIPLQIGTGVYVRDIKRVRDAFLDIQFRQTNNKYNYWDTVTSNLHFVEQLLAEPSEAGIRYLYDSLWSGIEEVITDPTNTAAKRGLVSRAEQLVQHVQDLYMRLEQLRVDLDNEIAQRTQQINAMVKRLADINAKVRTAVSLRYTPNDLLDERDRILDELSNLSDIYYYEDNAGQITLRIGNQIVLTGQDVVELRALERPYGKGFKEVFAGNSKLVFNDGKLKSLFDLRDEILVKYMNRLDEFVLSLTDEFNLIHQDGFNSDGSVTGLKFFNDISAERIEDSKLYRLAGAKRVENGPINFISGMNDRKDFADITTKPFIEKGAIVFFDGTEKIFAARVNPYDKVEDFQNTLSTITDRWFDLKVGAHGDGGYRLYFESSQNLRNTLALDFNGNMFNTMGFATKNVDVFVVDRKDFKVKAGSYKIAINGKEEILNVTETTTLEDLATQLNTHFGTDIKAFVHDDKLLVIPTKVNEFNLKNIKLSDSGGLFTQANIRVETYKALDTGRETLENILGRSQAFSIRIGATEIRIDPTKTTLRDLAKMINDANTGIIAEVTPHGKFVLRGSRSLDFELKKVIQGPEALWTALGFIDPDGNPLNDWDEGFVFLNPFEPPKDQRMRYIKADALFIDKGIPKDPYRFVEKFAVNSTIRSNPETLAVDIGYTEENPNWDAKVFKPSGRANTGIVELLSALRNKKVLNDGLESFNEYLGSVVAELGVESETAMKIKSNTDLMKKEIDGERERVKGVSLDEEMANMIKYQQAFNAAARVMTAVDDMISRVIDRLGMVGR; translated from the coding sequence TTGCCAGACATCAGCCTATTTGGGACACTGAACACCGGATTGCTTGGTATTTATGCGAGTAAATTGGCAATGAACGTGGTTGCACACAATATAGCCAACGCAAATACGCCCGGCTTTTCAAGGCAAAGGCCGGAACTTCTCACTATGCCACCTATACCGGCGAGTTCGCTAACGCAACCATCAATACCCCTTCAAATCGGAACGGGCGTTTACGTTCGTGATATAAAGCGAGTAAGAGATGCTTTTCTTGATATACAGTTTCGTCAAACGAACAACAAATACAACTACTGGGACACAGTAACTTCAAACCTCCACTTCGTTGAACAACTCTTAGCAGAACCTTCCGAAGCCGGTATTAGGTATCTGTATGATTCACTTTGGTCAGGAATCGAAGAAGTTATCACTGATCCAACAAACACAGCAGCAAAGCGCGGACTTGTGAGCAGGGCAGAGCAATTAGTCCAGCACGTGCAAGACCTCTACATGCGTTTAGAACAACTGCGCGTTGATTTGGACAACGAAATAGCACAACGCACTCAGCAGATAAACGCAATGGTTAAAAGGCTCGCTGATATAAACGCAAAGGTGAGAACAGCTGTAAGCTTGAGGTACACACCTAACGATCTACTCGATGAGCGAGATAGAATCTTAGATGAGTTGTCTAACCTTTCCGATATTTATTACTACGAGGATAACGCAGGTCAGATTACTCTCAGAATTGGTAACCAGATAGTTTTGACTGGTCAAGATGTAGTTGAATTGCGTGCACTCGAAAGACCGTACGGAAAAGGTTTCAAGGAGGTATTCGCCGGAAATTCAAAATTGGTGTTTAACGACGGAAAGCTGAAGAGCCTTTTCGATCTGCGTGATGAAATACTTGTAAAATACATGAACAGGCTTGACGAATTCGTGTTGTCACTTACGGATGAATTCAACCTGATACATCAAGATGGCTTCAACAGTGACGGGAGTGTAACTGGCTTAAAATTCTTCAACGATATTTCTGCAGAAAGGATAGAGGACTCCAAACTTTACCGGTTGGCTGGTGCCAAACGTGTTGAGAATGGACCTATCAATTTCATCTCTGGCATGAACGATAGAAAAGATTTCGCCGATATTACGACAAAACCGTTCATAGAAAAGGGTGCGATAGTGTTTTTTGATGGAACAGAGAAAATCTTTGCCGCGCGAGTTAACCCATACGACAAGGTCGAAGACTTTCAAAATACACTCTCGACAATTACCGATAGGTGGTTTGATTTGAAAGTTGGTGCCCACGGTGATGGGGGTTATAGGCTTTACTTTGAATCTTCGCAAAATCTTAGAAATACACTTGCGCTTGACTTCAACGGTAATATGTTCAATACAATGGGATTTGCGACGAAAAACGTGGATGTCTTTGTTGTTGATAGAAAGGATTTCAAAGTCAAAGCAGGAAGTTATAAGATCGCTATCAATGGGAAGGAAGAGATTTTGAATGTCACCGAAACAACAACACTCGAGGACTTGGCAACCCAGCTTAACACTCACTTTGGAACAGATATAAAGGCCTTTGTTCACGATGATAAATTACTCGTAATTCCCACGAAGGTGAACGAATTCAACTTGAAGAACATAAAACTATCGGATTCTGGTGGATTATTCACACAGGCGAACATCCGTGTTGAAACGTATAAGGCACTCGATACAGGTCGCGAAACGCTTGAAAACATACTCGGTAGAAGTCAGGCATTCTCTATTAGAATCGGTGCCACGGAGATAAGAATTGATCCCACGAAGACAACTTTGAGAGATTTAGCCAAGATGATAAATGATGCCAATACTGGTATCATAGCTGAAGTCACACCGCACGGCAAGTTTGTTTTGCGTGGTTCAAGGTCGCTTGATTTCGAGCTTAAGAAAGTAATCCAAGGTCCAGAAGCTCTGTGGACTGCTCTTGGATTTATAGACCCAGACGGTAACCCTTTGAACGATTGGGATGAAGGATTTGTGTTCCTCAATCCTTTCGAGCCACCGAAAGACCAGAGGATGAGGTACATTAAAGCTGATGCATTATTCATAGACAAGGGAATTCCGAAAGACCCATATCGATTTGTTGAGAAATTCGCAGTCAACTCGACGATAAGAAGCAATCCAGAAACGTTGGCTGTGGATATTGGATACACTGAGGAGAACCCGAACTGGGATGCAAAGGTCTTCAAACCATCCGGTCGTGCGAATACAGGCATAGTAGAGCTACTTTCGGCTTTGAGAAATAAAAAAGTCCTTAACGATGGACTTGAATCATTCAATGAATATCTTGGTAGTGTTGTGGCCGAACTCGGTGTTGAGAGTGAAACGGCGATGAAGATAAAAAGTAACACGGACTTGATGAAAAAAGAGATCGATGGAGAACGAGAAAGAGTGAAAGGTGTCTCTTTGGACGAGGAGATGGCGAATATGATAAAATACCAGCAAGCTTTCAATGCAGCCGCAAGAGTAATGACCGCTGTAGATGACATGATCTCAAGAGTTATAGACAGATTGGGTATGGTGGGAAGATAG
- the flgL gene encoding flagellar hook-associated protein FlgL, with product MRITNNMINERTLFNIQQSLYRIARMHDKLSSGKEVQYPSDDAVIATRSSNISSRLRELEQFKRNVDHVNNFVQSYDTTLQELSDLYHRVRELMVRGANGTNTVDERNSIAAELKALKEHLIEIANTKVGDEYIFGGARSELRPVDENGNIQTPMEANVRRKINALGYTITYGVTVYDVFTLENGKTVFSTIDDAINALYEGNEKKLSEISLKEIGILERSVMEHFASVGATSRMAEMVASRIEDLKLFNTEYLSKEQDADLTKILTDLSMQQAVLEASLKSAAMAIQKSLVDFVGG from the coding sequence ATGAGAATTACGAACAACATGATAAACGAAAGAACCCTTTTCAACATACAGCAGAGTTTGTACAGAATTGCTAGAATGCACGACAAACTCTCTTCTGGAAAAGAAGTTCAGTATCCAAGTGATGACGCTGTCATCGCTACGAGGTCTTCTAACATATCAAGTAGGTTGAGAGAACTCGAGCAATTCAAAAGGAACGTTGACCATGTCAATAACTTCGTTCAATCGTACGATACCACGCTCCAGGAGCTCTCGGATTTGTACCACCGAGTTCGAGAATTGATGGTCCGTGGTGCAAATGGAACAAATACCGTTGATGAGAGGAATTCAATAGCTGCTGAACTTAAGGCATTAAAGGAGCACCTTATTGAAATTGCAAATACTAAGGTCGGAGATGAATATATTTTCGGAGGTGCGAGATCAGAATTAAGACCTGTGGATGAAAACGGCAACATACAGACACCAATGGAAGCTAACGTGAGAAGGAAAATCAACGCATTAGGTTACACCATCACTTACGGTGTTACCGTCTATGACGTTTTCACATTGGAAAATGGTAAAACGGTATTTTCAACAATTGATGATGCGATAAATGCACTGTACGAAGGAAATGAAAAGAAGCTCTCTGAAATATCGTTAAAAGAGATCGGGATTTTGGAACGTTCCGTGATGGAGCACTTCGCATCTGTTGGTGCAACCTCTCGCATGGCAGAGATGGTTGCCTCAAGGATTGAAGATTTGAAACTCTTCAACACAGAATACCTTTCAAAAGAGCAGGATGCAGATTTAACGAAAATTTTAACTGATTTGAGCATGCAGCAGGCGGTTCTTGAAGCTTCATTAAAATCGGCAGCCATGGCCATACAAAAATCACTTGTCGATTTTGTCGGTGGATGA
- a CDS encoding tRNA1(Val) (adenine(37)-N6)-methyltransferase, which translates to MHLERFSPDILRVIKTIDTPYHKPTHASAFLVWYSKPTSDIRTVAELGSGTGVVAFALAKLYNLSVEGIEIQSELVELAQQGAKLNGLEDKVSFKNLDVKDVRDYYKPETFDMIVSNFPFHVAGRGKESPYQVRRLSRAADLETINSFIQGASYLLRNRGTFVFVFSPSILLTVLEYLDSSNLTVQRMCFLHGTPEKEAKLVVVRGKKNGGQQLVVDPPQWGV; encoded by the coding sequence ATGCATCTTGAAAGGTTTTCACCTGACATTTTGAGAGTAATAAAAACAATCGATACACCATATCATAAGCCGACGCACGCGTCGGCTTTTTTAGTTTGGTATTCAAAACCAACGAGTGATATAAGAACCGTTGCTGAACTTGGTAGTGGGACCGGTGTAGTTGCATTTGCATTAGCTAAATTGTATAATCTTAGTGTTGAAGGGATTGAAATCCAGAGTGAACTTGTTGAACTTGCTCAGCAGGGGGCAAAGTTAAACGGGCTTGAAGACAAAGTGAGTTTCAAAAACTTGGACGTTAAAGACGTTAGAGACTATTATAAACCAGAAACCTTCGATATGATTGTGTCAAACTTCCCGTTTCACGTTGCAGGCAGAGGGAAAGAAAGTCCATATCAAGTGCGTCGCTTGAGTAGGGCAGCGGATTTAGAAACCATAAACTCTTTCATTCAAGGCGCTTCGTACTTGTTGAGAAACCGTGGGACATTTGTATTCGTTTTCTCACCGAGTATATTACTTACCGTCTTGGAGTACTTGGACAGTTCCAATCTTACTGTACAAAGAATGTGCTTTTTACACGGCACACCAGAAAAAGAGGCGAAATTGGTGGTTGTTAGAGGAAAGAAAAATGGTGGGCAGCAGTTGGTAGTTGATCCACCGCAGTGGGGGGTGTAG
- the purB gene encoding adenylosuccinate lyase has translation MVERYALEPLKSLWTLKAQYERWLEVELAVVEAYEEVGIAPRGTAEKIKDKAVIDVDDILAIEQIVDHDVIAFIKSVTKNMGDEARYFHYGLTSSDVVDTANSLALVRATDVIIESMLRLSDVLYEKALRYKSLPTIGRTHGIHAEPTSFGLKFLSWYAELLRNIERLKAVREEIAVGKLSGAVGNYANISPEVEKIALQKLGLKPTPVATQVISRDYIAHLISIFALIAGLIERIAIEIRHLQRTEVLEAMEPFKEGQRGSSAMPHKKNPILCERLTGMARLMRSYAQVAFENMALWHERDISHSSAERYVLPDSTMTMYYMLEKTRYLIENLKVFEERVKKNIDLTHGLVYSQRVLLALVEAGMSREEAYILVQKYALQCWETGESFKEKLRSDTRINQLISDEKFEELFRPDYYLRNVEQIYERFQK, from the coding sequence ATGGTAGAAAGGTACGCACTTGAACCATTGAAAAGCCTTTGGACACTCAAAGCACAGTACGAAAGATGGTTGGAAGTAGAACTTGCTGTAGTTGAGGCTTACGAAGAGGTCGGGATCGCACCAAGAGGGACAGCTGAGAAGATAAAAGATAAAGCCGTCATAGATGTTGACGATATCTTAGCTATTGAACAGATAGTTGATCATGATGTTATCGCTTTCATAAAGTCTGTAACAAAAAATATGGGTGATGAGGCAAGATACTTTCATTACGGTTTGACCTCTTCTGATGTGGTGGATACAGCCAATTCACTTGCCCTTGTGCGTGCAACGGATGTCATTATAGAATCGATGCTCAGGCTAAGTGATGTTTTGTACGAAAAAGCTCTTCGATACAAATCACTTCCAACGATTGGCAGAACGCACGGGATACATGCCGAACCTACGTCATTTGGATTGAAATTTCTTTCTTGGTATGCAGAACTTCTAAGGAATATTGAGAGACTCAAAGCCGTGCGTGAGGAAATAGCCGTCGGTAAACTGAGCGGTGCGGTTGGTAATTACGCAAATATTTCACCAGAAGTTGAAAAAATAGCACTTCAAAAACTCGGACTAAAACCAACACCTGTTGCAACACAAGTCATATCGAGAGATTACATAGCACACCTGATTTCTATATTTGCTTTGATTGCAGGTTTGATAGAACGAATAGCAATAGAGATAAGGCACCTACAACGCACAGAGGTACTTGAAGCAATGGAACCTTTTAAGGAAGGACAAAGAGGTTCCTCTGCAATGCCGCACAAGAAAAATCCCATTCTCTGCGAGCGACTAACCGGTATGGCAAGACTCATGAGAAGCTACGCTCAGGTTGCATTCGAAAACATGGCGCTGTGGCATGAAAGGGACATATCGCATTCATCTGCCGAGCGGTACGTACTGCCAGATTCGACGATGACGATGTATTACATGCTTGAGAAAACAAGATATTTGATTGAGAATTTGAAAGTCTTTGAAGAGAGGGTTAAGAAAAACATAGACCTGACACACGGTTTGGTTTATTCCCAAAGGGTTCTCCTTGCACTTGTAGAAGCAGGCATGAGCAGGGAGGAAGCTTACATCCTTGTCCAAAAGTACGCTTTGCAATGTTGGGAAACTGGGGAATCGTTCAAAGAAAAATTGCGTTCAGATACAAGGATCAATCAGCTCATCAGCGACGAGAAGTTTGAAGAACTGTTCAGACCGGATTACTACCTTAGAAACGTCGAACAAATATACGAAAGATTCCAAAAGTAA
- the ord gene encoding 2,4-diaminopentanoate dehydrogenase, whose translation MRIVTWGFGAMGRGIARNIIESKFMKLVGVIDKNPEFIGKDVGELLGVGTYGVRVRDSIDVIEETNPDLVVIATSSFVKDVLPQIEYAVKNHANVITIAEEMAFPFDSHPEESLYMDSLAKRYGVTILGTGVNPGFVLDTLIIALTGVCTRVERIVAKRINDLSPFGKTVMETQGVGTTPEQFEEGLKKGTIVGHIGFPQSIAMIARALGWNITKIEEERKPIISNVHRETPVVKVEPGMVAGCNHSARAYVGDKCVIELYHPQQIHPHLEGVETGDYIEIYGDININLSIKPEIPGGKATIAIATNMIPIVIGAQPGLKCMADLPVPRSILSFTK comes from the coding sequence GTGAGGATAGTAACATGGGGTTTTGGTGCTATGGGACGTGGTATTGCAAGAAACATCATCGAAAGCAAGTTCATGAAATTGGTTGGTGTTATCGATAAGAACCCTGAGTTTATTGGGAAAGATGTTGGTGAACTGCTTGGTGTTGGAACGTACGGTGTTCGCGTTAGGGATTCTATCGATGTAATCGAAGAGACAAATCCTGACCTTGTTGTTATTGCTACAAGCTCGTTTGTGAAGGATGTCCTGCCACAGATCGAGTACGCAGTCAAGAACCACGCAAATGTCATCACCATTGCCGAGGAAATGGCTTTTCCGTTTGATTCCCATCCAGAAGAATCACTTTACATGGACAGTTTGGCCAAAAGATACGGGGTGACGATCCTTGGAACAGGTGTCAACCCGGGATTTGTCCTTGATACGTTGATAATTGCACTCACGGGAGTGTGTACAAGAGTTGAGAGAATCGTTGCGAAGAGAATCAACGACCTGTCACCATTTGGAAAAACCGTCATGGAAACACAAGGTGTTGGAACAACACCAGAGCAGTTCGAAGAGGGACTGAAAAAAGGCACGATAGTTGGACACATAGGATTTCCGCAGAGCATTGCGATGATAGCGCGGGCTTTGGGATGGAACATCACAAAGATAGAAGAGGAAAGAAAACCGATAATTTCGAACGTCCATAGAGAAACACCAGTTGTTAAAGTTGAACCCGGTATGGTTGCAGGATGCAATCATTCAGCAAGAGCATATGTCGGTGATAAATGCGTGATTGAACTGTACCACCCACAGCAAATTCACCCGCACCTTGAGGGTGTCGAAACTGGAGATTACATAGAAATATACGGCGACATAAACATAAATCTGTCGATAAAGCCTGAAATCCCAGGTGGTAAGGCAACGATCGCTATAGCAACAAATATGATACCGATAGTCATAGGGGCACAGCCTGGTTTGAAATGCATGG